In the Caballeronia sp. LZ062 genome, one interval contains:
- a CDS encoding DUF969 domain-containing protein: protein MATSVSLWPLIGVAVIIVGFVLRFNPMLIVAAAAIVTGLAAHFPPERILTAIGSGFLKTRNIPLIILLPLAVIGLLERHGLRERAQIWISSIRAATAGRLLIVYLLVRELTAAVGLTGLGGHPQMVRPLLAPMAEGATEARHGKLSDAVRFKLRAYAAATDNVGLFFGEDIFVAFGAIVLMVTFLKELGIVVEPMHVAVWGIPTAICAFLIHGFRLWLLDRQLTRDLDALTRNVAGEKA, encoded by the coding sequence ATGGCAACCTCAGTCAGTTTATGGCCGCTCATCGGCGTGGCCGTCATCATCGTGGGCTTCGTGCTGCGCTTCAATCCGATGCTGATCGTGGCCGCCGCCGCGATCGTCACCGGCCTGGCCGCGCACTTTCCGCCCGAGCGCATTCTCACGGCCATCGGCAGCGGCTTTCTCAAGACGCGCAACATTCCGCTCATCATCCTGCTGCCGCTCGCGGTGATCGGTCTGCTCGAACGTCACGGGCTGCGCGAGCGCGCGCAGATCTGGATCTCGAGCATTCGCGCGGCGACGGCCGGGCGTCTCCTGATCGTTTATCTCCTCGTGCGTGAACTGACGGCGGCGGTCGGGCTGACCGGCCTGGGCGGTCATCCGCAGATGGTGCGGCCGCTCCTCGCGCCGATGGCCGAAGGCGCAACCGAAGCGCGTCACGGCAAGCTCTCGGACGCGGTGCGCTTCAAGCTGCGCGCCTACGCGGCGGCGACCGACAACGTGGGCCTCTTCTTCGGCGAAGACATTTTCGTGGCGTTCGGCGCGATCGTGCTGATGGTCACGTTCCTGAAGGAACTTGGCATCGTCGTGGAACCGATGCACGTCGCCGTCTGGGGCATCCCGACGGCCATCTGCGCGTTCCTGATCCACGGCTTCCGGCTGTGGCTGCTCGACCGCCAACTGACGCGCGACCTCGACGCACTGACGCGCAACGTCGCGGGAGAAAAGGCATGA
- the pxpA gene encoding 5-oxoprolinase subunit PxpA — protein sequence MQIDLNADLGEGCGSDEALLDLVSSANIACGWHAGGATAMRDCVRWAVQKGVAIGAHPSFNDPENFGRKEMDLPPDEIYAGVLYQLGALAAIAKAEGGRIAHVKPHGALYNQAAKTPEIADAIAAAVRDFDPSLLVFGLANSGLIDAARRAGLVAIEEVFADRGYRADGSLVPRKEPGALLDDEDAVLERTLSMVRDQRVQAVSGDWVPLNAQTICLHGDGEHALAFARRIRGALADAGIGVRAAQAA from the coding sequence ATGCAGATCGATCTGAACGCCGATCTCGGCGAAGGCTGCGGCTCCGACGAAGCATTGCTCGACCTCGTCAGTTCCGCGAACATCGCGTGCGGCTGGCATGCGGGCGGCGCGACCGCCATGCGCGATTGCGTGCGCTGGGCGGTGCAAAAAGGCGTCGCGATCGGCGCGCATCCGAGCTTCAACGATCCGGAGAACTTCGGCCGCAAGGAAATGGACCTGCCGCCCGACGAAATCTATGCGGGCGTGCTGTATCAACTGGGCGCGCTCGCGGCCATCGCGAAAGCGGAAGGCGGGCGCATCGCGCACGTGAAGCCGCACGGCGCGCTCTACAACCAGGCGGCGAAGACGCCGGAAATCGCGGATGCCATCGCCGCCGCCGTGCGCGACTTCGATCCGTCGCTGCTCGTGTTCGGTCTCGCCAATAGCGGCCTGATCGATGCCGCGCGGCGCGCGGGGCTCGTCGCCATCGAAGAAGTGTTCGCGGATCGCGGTTATCGCGCGGACGGTTCGCTCGTGCCGCGCAAGGAGCCGGGCGCGCTGCTCGACGACGAAGACGCCGTGCTCGAACGCACGCTGTCGATGGTCCGCGATCAGCGCGTGCAGGCCGTCTCGGGCGACTGGGTGCCGCTCAACGCGCAGACCATCTGCCTGCACGGCGACGGCGAGCACGCGCTGGCGTTCGCTCGGCGCATTCGCGGCGCGCTCGCGGACGCGGGCATCGGCGTCCGCGCCGCTCAAGCCGCCTGA
- a CDS encoding biotin-dependent carboxyltransferase family protein, whose product MIDVIRAGVLSSVQDLGRHGYRHLGVSSGGALDALSLEIGNRIVGNRPDAAGIEVTFGPTVLRFKRATRIAITGTDFGATLDDVPVYSWWSLPVRAGQELTLRAAKRGMRCYVCIAGGIDVLPMLGSRSTDLGACFGGLGGRALRDGDRLPVGVPQPHKGIAFSPEEPAFGVKAPAWCKFVLVDEPVRRGRHAPGLAWAAPIRVLRGPEYASFTDEAQRDFWNDEWTITPNSNRMGFRLAGTPLERSAKTELLSHAVLPGTIQVPPNGQPIILMGDAQTTGGYPKIGAVIKADLWKLAQVRLNGGVRFVETSVEEARHALAEERQYVSQVETAIAMHEERIGR is encoded by the coding sequence ATGATCGACGTGATTCGCGCGGGCGTGCTCTCCTCGGTGCAGGATCTCGGCCGCCACGGCTATCGGCATCTGGGCGTCAGTTCGGGCGGTGCGCTCGATGCGCTGTCGCTCGAAATCGGCAATCGCATTGTCGGCAACCGGCCGGATGCGGCGGGCATCGAAGTCACATTCGGGCCGACCGTGCTGCGCTTCAAGCGCGCGACGCGCATCGCGATCACGGGCACGGATTTCGGCGCGACGCTCGACGACGTGCCGGTCTATTCGTGGTGGAGCCTGCCCGTGCGCGCGGGCCAGGAACTGACGCTGCGGGCGGCGAAGCGCGGCATGCGCTGCTATGTGTGCATCGCGGGCGGCATCGACGTGTTGCCGATGCTCGGCTCGCGCAGCACCGATCTCGGCGCCTGCTTCGGCGGACTCGGCGGACGCGCGTTGCGCGACGGCGACCGCTTGCCGGTGGGCGTGCCGCAGCCGCACAAGGGCATCGCGTTTTCGCCGGAAGAACCGGCGTTCGGCGTGAAAGCGCCTGCGTGGTGCAAGTTCGTTCTCGTCGATGAACCCGTGCGCCGTGGCCGCCACGCGCCCGGCCTCGCGTGGGCCGCGCCGATCCGCGTGCTGCGCGGCCCGGAGTACGCGAGCTTCACCGACGAAGCGCAGCGCGACTTCTGGAACGACGAATGGACCATCACGCCGAACAGCAACCGCATGGGCTTCCGGCTCGCGGGCACGCCGCTCGAACGCAGCGCCAAGACCGAGTTGCTGTCGCACGCGGTGCTGCCGGGCACGATTCAGGTTCCGCCGAACGGCCAGCCGATCATCCTGATGGGCGACGCGCAGACCACGGGCGGCTATCCGAAGATCGGCGCGGTCATCAAGGCCGACTTGTGGAAGCTCGCGCAAGTGCGGCTGAACGGCGGCGTGCGCTTTGTCGAGACATCCGTTGAGGAAGCGCGCCACGCGCTCGCGGAAGAACGCCAGTATGTAAGCCAGGTGGAAACGGCCATCGCCATGCACGAAGAACGCATCGGGCGATGA
- the pxpB gene encoding 5-oxoprolinase subunit PxpB — translation MTTPRIYPLGESALVCDIAPPATIDCQRRVWTLADYARLLPHVVEVVPGMNNLTIVFDPLEADYESLAAQLEAQWDVAGHADTEGTQIDIPVRYGGDDGPDLAALAEHVGLSVDEVVKRHTQAEYIVFFLGFQPGFAYLGGLDPALHMPRRREPRLEVPAGSVGIGGAQTGIYPATSPGGWQLLGRTDVKLFDPTRNPPTLMQPGDRVRFTAVEVRA, via the coding sequence ATGACGACACCACGAATCTATCCGCTCGGCGAAAGCGCGCTGGTCTGCGATATCGCGCCGCCCGCCACGATCGACTGCCAGCGCCGCGTCTGGACGCTGGCGGATTACGCGCGCCTCTTGCCGCACGTCGTGGAAGTCGTGCCGGGCATGAACAATCTGACGATCGTCTTCGATCCGCTGGAAGCCGACTACGAAAGCCTCGCGGCGCAACTCGAAGCCCAATGGGACGTCGCCGGCCACGCCGACACGGAAGGCACGCAGATCGACATTCCGGTGCGCTACGGCGGCGACGACGGCCCCGACCTCGCGGCGCTGGCCGAGCACGTCGGCTTGTCGGTCGATGAAGTCGTGAAGCGTCACACGCAAGCCGAATACATCGTGTTCTTTCTCGGCTTTCAGCCGGGCTTCGCGTATCTCGGCGGGCTCGATCCCGCGCTGCACATGCCGCGCCGCCGCGAGCCGCGCCTGGAAGTGCCGGCGGGATCGGTCGGCATCGGCGGGGCGCAGACGGGCATCTATCCGGCGACCTCGCCGGGCGGATGGCAACTGCTCGGCCGCACGGACGTGAAGCTCTTCGACCCGACGCGCAATCCGCCGACGCTCATGCAGCCCGGCGACCGCGTGCGCTTCACCGCAGTGGAGGTGCGCGCATGA
- a CDS encoding winged helix DNA-binding protein: MSRHPTKIVSSEHLVSETSAELSEFEYALIMASNAFNRWMVRCMSAAGAKDMTAVEVSLLHHVNHRDRKKKLADICFVLNIEDTHVATYALKKLVARGYVTSEKSGKEVFFTATPAGRELCGKYREVRESCLISALRESRLTNEQIGEAAQLMRNASGLYDTAARAAASL; the protein is encoded by the coding sequence ATGTCGCGTCACCCTACCAAGATCGTGTCGTCCGAGCACCTCGTCTCCGAAACCAGCGCGGAACTCTCGGAATTCGAGTACGCGCTCATCATGGCGAGCAACGCGTTCAACCGATGGATGGTGCGCTGTATGTCGGCGGCGGGCGCGAAGGACATGACGGCGGTGGAAGTGTCGCTCTTGCATCACGTGAACCATCGCGACCGCAAGAAGAAGCTCGCGGACATTTGCTTCGTGCTGAACATCGAAGACACGCACGTGGCGACCTACGCGCTCAAGAAACTCGTGGCGCGCGGCTACGTGACGAGCGAGAAAAGCGGCAAAGAAGTGTTCTTCACCGCGACGCCGGCAGGGCGCGAGTTGTGCGGCAAGTATCGCGAAGTGCGGGAAAGCTGCCTGATCTCCGCGCTGCGCGAAAGCCGGCTGACCAACGAGCAGATCGGCGAGGCCGCCCAGTTGATGCGCAACGCATCCGGCCTCTATGACACCGCCGCGCGCGCGGCGGCGTCGCTGTAA
- a CDS encoding 5-formyltetrahydrofolate cyclo-ligase, with amino-acid sequence MEREVVQRSVESIARNVCAEPVRAEPKSALRATLLARREAQPEDPAQAARNAALGDRLRVLLDERAAKCVGFYWPVAGEFDARAVIADWLASDDGREAALPVVVQPHAPMAFHAWHAQSPMKAGRYRIPVPEEERVVVPELLLVPCVGFDVERYRLGYGGGYYDRTLAAWPVAKKPATIGIAYEMGKLGALPRESHDMPLDAIVTEAARY; translated from the coding sequence CTGGAGCGCGAGGTGGTCCAAAGATCGGTTGAAAGCATAGCACGCAACGTTTGCGCGGAACCGGTCCGCGCGGAGCCGAAGAGCGCGCTGCGCGCCACGCTGCTCGCGCGTCGCGAAGCGCAGCCCGAAGACCCCGCGCAAGCGGCGCGTAATGCGGCACTGGGCGACCGGCTGCGCGTGCTGCTCGACGAGCGCGCGGCGAAATGCGTCGGCTTTTATTGGCCGGTGGCGGGCGAATTCGACGCACGCGCGGTCATCGCGGATTGGCTCGCATCGGACGACGGTCGCGAGGCCGCATTGCCGGTCGTCGTGCAGCCGCATGCGCCGATGGCCTTTCACGCCTGGCACGCGCAATCGCCCATGAAGGCTGGCCGCTATCGCATTCCGGTACCGGAAGAAGAGAGAGTCGTGGTGCCGGAATTGCTGCTCGTGCCGTGCGTCGGTTTCGATGTGGAACGGTATCGCCTCGGCTACGGGGGCGGTTATTACGACCGCACGCTGGCCGCGTGGCCGGTCGCGAAGAAGCCTGCGACCATCGGCATAGCGTATGAAATGGGCAAGCTCGGCGCTCTGCCGCGCGAATCGCACGACATGCCGCTCGATGCGATCGTCACCGAAGCGGCGCGCTACTGA
- a CDS encoding transglycosylase SLT domain-containing protein → MSKRFNRVYLAVGYVLAAATLVACGTASAVRPDADFSPSSDDRVFMQLREASRANDAGRAAGLAAQIPNYPAPGYVEYFTIKPQLFDAQGHARPDAPDAPVLSFLQRYDGQAIADRMRNDYLVVLGGRHDWRNFEQQYSRFVLNDDTQVKCYALEARQSRGENITEAARALLVDPKWYGDGCVDLIAALAESGQFSSDDIWQQIRLAYEQNYTTTGANIVDALGQERPKPELLDNAVNKPPLYLARGVMPNTPAHQLTLLAITRMARNDPAMAAATFSSVAPGLTPAERAIGWGTIGYQAALKRMPSAADWYRLSANAPLSNPAYEWRTRSALLAGDWNMVRWSIEQMPPTLRSQPAWVYWHARAVKQAGDAATANQEFQSIADQYNFYGQLALEELGQKITLPPRTSVSDAEIAQMQSVPGFALAQRFYALNMRLEGNREWNWPLRSMTDRQLLAAAQYAKRIELYDRTVNTADKTKTEHDFTLRYLSPFRETVERDAQSTGLDTEWAYGLIRQESRFIINARSDVGAGGLMQLMPGTAQLVAKKIGLGSLSRAQMNDIDTNILLGTNYLSMIYNQFDNSPVLATAGYNAGPGRPRQWRKDLRAPVEGAVFAETIPFSETRDYVKNVLSNTVYYAALFEGRPQSLKARLGYIAP, encoded by the coding sequence ATGTCAAAACGCTTCAACCGAGTATATCTTGCGGTCGGCTACGTCCTGGCCGCCGCGACGCTCGTCGCCTGCGGAACGGCCTCGGCCGTCCGCCCGGACGCCGACTTTTCGCCGTCCTCCGACGATCGCGTCTTCATGCAGTTGCGCGAGGCGTCCCGAGCGAACGACGCCGGCCGTGCCGCCGGCCTCGCCGCGCAGATTCCGAATTATCCGGCGCCGGGTTACGTCGAGTACTTCACGATCAAGCCGCAGCTTTTCGATGCGCAAGGCCACGCGCGCCCGGACGCGCCGGATGCGCCGGTGCTCTCGTTCCTGCAACGCTACGACGGTCAGGCCATTGCCGACCGCATGCGCAACGACTACCTCGTGGTGCTCGGCGGCCGTCACGACTGGCGCAACTTCGAGCAGCAGTATTCGCGCTTCGTGCTGAATGACGACACGCAAGTCAAATGCTATGCGCTCGAAGCGCGCCAGTCGCGCGGCGAAAATATCACGGAGGCGGCGCGCGCGCTGCTCGTCGATCCGAAATGGTACGGCGACGGCTGCGTCGATCTGATCGCGGCGCTCGCGGAGTCCGGCCAGTTCTCGAGCGACGACATCTGGCAGCAGATTCGCCTCGCCTATGAGCAGAACTACACGACGACCGGCGCGAATATCGTCGATGCGCTCGGCCAGGAGCGCCCGAAGCCGGAACTGCTCGACAACGCCGTGAACAAGCCGCCGCTTTATCTCGCGCGCGGCGTCATGCCGAACACGCCGGCGCATCAGCTGACGCTGCTCGCGATCACGCGCATGGCGCGCAACGATCCGGCGATGGCTGCGGCCACGTTCAGTTCCGTCGCGCCGGGCCTCACGCCTGCGGAGCGCGCCATCGGCTGGGGCACCATCGGCTACCAGGCGGCGTTGAAGCGCATGCCGTCGGCGGCGGACTGGTATCGGCTGTCGGCGAACGCGCCGTTGTCGAATCCGGCCTACGAATGGCGCACGCGCAGCGCGCTGCTGGCGGGCGACTGGAACATGGTGCGCTGGTCCATCGAGCAGATGCCGCCCACGCTGCGCAGTCAGCCCGCATGGGTCTACTGGCATGCGCGCGCCGTCAAGCAGGCGGGCGACGCGGCCACGGCCAATCAGGAATTCCAGAGCATCGCGGATCAATACAACTTCTACGGCCAGCTCGCGCTGGAAGAGCTCGGCCAGAAGATCACGCTGCCGCCGCGCACGAGCGTCTCGGACGCCGAAATCGCGCAGATGCAGTCTGTGCCGGGCTTCGCGCTGGCGCAGCGTTTCTATGCGCTCAACATGCGGCTGGAAGGCAATCGCGAATGGAACTGGCCGCTGCGCAGCATGACGGACCGTCAACTGCTCGCCGCCGCGCAATACGCGAAGCGCATCGAGCTGTACGACCGCACCGTCAACACCGCCGACAAGACGAAGACCGAGCACGACTTCACGCTGCGTTATCTCTCGCCGTTCCGCGAGACCGTCGAGCGCGACGCGCAAAGCACCGGGCTCGACACCGAATGGGCCTACGGTCTGATTCGCCAGGAATCGCGCTTCATCATCAACGCGCGCTCGGACGTGGGTGCGGGCGGCCTCATGCAGTTGATGCCCGGCACGGCGCAGCTTGTCGCGAAGAAGATTGGTCTCGGTTCGCTGTCGCGCGCGCAGATGAACGACATCGACACCAATATCCTGCTCGGCACGAATTACCTGTCGATGATCTACAATCAATTCGACAACTCGCCGGTGCTCGCCACCGCCGGCTACAACGCCGGTCCGGGAAGGCCGCGTCAATGGCGGAAGGATTTGCGCGCGCCGGTCGAGGGCGCGGTTTTTGCTGAAACCATTCCGTTTTCCGAGACGCGCGATTACGTGAAGAACGTGCTGTCGAACACCGTGTATTACGCGGCGCTGTTCGAAGGCCGTCCGCAATCGCTGAAGGCGCGGCTGGGTTATATCGCGCCGTAA
- a CDS encoding complex I NDUFA9 subunit family protein, with translation MQHQNVAIIGGSGFIGSYLVNALVDLGKNVRIATRRRANASHLTLLPVDVLETDVHDPIKLAAFVAEADAVINLVGVLQGRRGDPYGPEFARAHVELPRKIVAACAAKGVRRLIHMSAIGADSEGPSMYLRSKGDGEKQARESGLDWTIFRSSVVFGPEDNLLNQFAFLERLFPVIPLACADAQFQPVFVGDVAKAIVNVLDLDAANRMVYELAGPAVYTLAELVRFAGATIGKHARIVKLPESLGRLQAMTLEMAPGEPLMSRDNLDSMKTPSIASGPLAPELGIGEPASIEAIAPLYLTGMSPRSRFNTFRATAHR, from the coding sequence ATGCAACATCAGAACGTGGCGATCATCGGCGGCTCCGGTTTCATCGGCAGCTATCTCGTCAACGCGCTGGTCGATCTCGGCAAGAACGTCCGCATCGCCACACGGCGGCGCGCGAACGCGTCGCATCTGACGCTGTTGCCCGTGGACGTGCTCGAAACCGACGTGCACGATCCCATCAAGCTCGCCGCATTCGTCGCGGAAGCCGATGCGGTCATCAATCTCGTCGGCGTGTTGCAGGGGCGGCGCGGCGATCCGTACGGCCCCGAGTTCGCGCGCGCGCATGTCGAACTGCCGCGCAAGATCGTGGCAGCGTGCGCGGCGAAAGGCGTGCGCAGGCTCATTCATATGAGCGCGATCGGCGCGGACTCCGAAGGTCCGAGCATGTATCTGCGCTCGAAGGGCGACGGCGAGAAGCAGGCTCGCGAGTCGGGCCTCGACTGGACCATTTTCCGCAGTTCCGTTGTCTTCGGTCCCGAGGACAATCTGCTCAACCAGTTCGCATTTCTCGAAAGGCTGTTTCCGGTGATCCCGCTCGCGTGCGCGGACGCCCAGTTTCAGCCGGTTTTCGTCGGCGATGTCGCAAAGGCAATCGTCAACGTGCTCGATCTCGACGCCGCGAACCGCATGGTCTACGAGCTCGCGGGCCCGGCCGTGTACACGCTCGCGGAACTCGTGCGCTTCGCGGGCGCGACCATCGGCAAACATGCGCGCATCGTCAAGCTGCCCGAGAGCCTCGGCCGTCTCCAGGCGATGACGCTGGAAATGGCGCCCGGCGAACCGCTCATGTCCCGCGACAATCTCGATTCGATGAAGACGCCGAGCATCGCGAGCGGGCCGCTTGCGCCGGAACTCGGCATCGGCGAGCCGGCGAGCATCGAGGCGATCGCGCCGCTGTATCTCACGGGCATGTCGCCGCGTTCGCGCTTCAATACCTTCCGCGCCACGGCGCACCGTTGA
- a CDS encoding glutathione S-transferase family protein codes for MKLVIGDKNLSSWSMRPWVLLRHFGIPFEERLIRLGQPGTKANILDVTPSGKVPCLVMDTGETVWESLAIMETLAERFAQHPLWPRDAAARAHARSISAEMHAGFSDLRHDMPMQITTHEPGIAVTPATLEDIARIDAIWSGCLAQSGGPFLFGDFCIADAMFAPVVMRFNSYAPAISECAREYAARVTALPAVAAWIDEARKDVAR; via the coding sequence ATGAAACTCGTTATCGGCGACAAGAATCTGTCTTCCTGGTCGATGCGGCCCTGGGTCCTGCTCAGGCACTTCGGCATTCCGTTCGAGGAGCGTTTGATCCGTCTGGGCCAGCCCGGCACCAAGGCCAACATTCTCGATGTGACGCCATCCGGCAAGGTGCCCTGCCTCGTCATGGATACGGGCGAAACCGTGTGGGAATCGCTCGCCATCATGGAAACGCTCGCGGAACGTTTTGCGCAGCACCCGCTGTGGCCGCGTGATGCCGCCGCCCGCGCGCACGCGCGCAGCATTAGCGCGGAGATGCACGCGGGCTTTAGCGATCTGCGCCACGACATGCCGATGCAGATCACGACGCACGAGCCCGGCATCGCCGTGACGCCTGCGACGCTCGAGGACATTGCGCGCATCGACGCAATCTGGAGCGGCTGTCTCGCGCAGTCCGGCGGCCCGTTTCTCTTCGGCGACTTCTGCATTGCGGACGCGATGTTCGCGCCCGTCGTCATGCGTTTCAACTCGTATGCGCCTGCCATCAGCGAATGCGCGCGCGAGTATGCGGCTCGCGTGACCGCGCTGCCGGCCGTGGCCGCGTGGATCGACGAAGCAAGGAAGGACGTCGCGCGATGA